The following proteins come from a genomic window of Syntrophales bacterium:
- a CDS encoding Na/Pi cotransporter family protein, whose translation MIKGLILFATGLVFFLFGMFKLSAEIKRLFNNIRIREYFRYSIEKPIYGVITGTISTILFQSSSATSALVVGMVSAGLISFYHSLGIILGAGIGTTFTIQLVVWKFTDISPVFIVFSGILWLLGKGYWKTIGEALFYFGLIFFGLSVAAEATAPLKNNPAFVTFFQETKNPLLGVAAGLFFTAVVQASAIPISILVILAQQGLITIDNSLPIIFGANIGTAVTAILAGLVANTGGKRSALSHLLFKFFGTVICLCILPVFIKVLNGLSSNVAQQIALGHVMFNFLIVIIFIFLLKPFARLIEKILPGKEEVLPIWPIFLDEKCLSKLEDALECVKKELQRQIILAQKMFSESLLLISDFSSGEKRNILYVELIVDNLYREISGYLCKIPSGHFSPEQSNRFFSYAGMIGDIERIGDHCVNLVELSENKYKTKIPFSQPAENELQEIQELTFKNLEEAVSLIERRDEEKIRSIFEREEKIDIKVKEATERHLERFHMGICQAAVGPIFLEILLNLERISDHCENIAEYSESLKE comes from the coding sequence AAACCGATCTACGGCGTAATTACCGGTACTATTTCAACCATTCTTTTTCAAAGCAGTTCGGCAACCTCTGCCCTTGTCGTAGGGATGGTCAGTGCCGGCCTGATCAGCTTCTACCATTCCCTGGGCATAATACTGGGTGCCGGTATCGGAACGACTTTTACCATACAACTTGTAGTCTGGAAGTTTACCGACATTTCTCCTGTTTTTATAGTTTTCAGTGGTATCCTGTGGCTTTTAGGAAAAGGATATTGGAAAACAATCGGTGAAGCACTGTTCTATTTTGGTCTGATATTCTTTGGTTTGAGTGTAGCAGCCGAGGCAACCGCGCCCTTGAAGAACAATCCTGCCTTTGTTACTTTCTTTCAGGAAACAAAAAACCCACTGCTCGGCGTTGCCGCCGGCCTGTTCTTTACGGCAGTCGTCCAGGCTTCGGCCATACCGATCAGCATTCTTGTTATCCTCGCCCAACAGGGATTGATAACCATTGACAATTCCCTCCCTATCATTTTCGGGGCAAATATCGGAACAGCAGTCACGGCCATCCTGGCAGGTCTCGTCGCCAATACAGGCGGAAAGAGGAGCGCACTTTCTCATTTACTTTTCAAATTCTTTGGAACAGTAATTTGTCTTTGCATTTTGCCTGTTTTTATAAAGGTTCTGAACGGCCTTTCTTCAAACGTTGCCCAACAGATTGCCCTTGGTCATGTTATGTTTAATTTTCTGATAGTCATCATCTTTATATTTCTCCTCAAGCCGTTTGCACGGTTGATTGAAAAAATCCTGCCCGGCAAGGAAGAAGTTTTGCCGATCTGGCCTATATTCCTCGATGAAAAATGTTTGTCTAAACTCGAAGATGCTCTGGAATGCGTCAAAAAAGAGCTGCAGAGACAGATCATCCTTGCTCAAAAAATGTTTTCCGAGAGTTTACTTCTGATATCTGACTTCAGTTCCGGGGAAAAGAGAAATATCCTCTATGTCGAATTGATAGTAGATAATCTATACAGAGAAATATCCGGATATCTGTGCAAAATTCCCAGCGGTCATTTTTCGCCGGAGCAGTCAAACAGATTCTTTTCTTATGCAGGAATGATTGGCGATATTGAGAGGATCGGCGATCACTGTGTAAATCTGGTTGAACTATCTGAAAACAAATATAAGACAAAAATACCGTTTTCTCAACCGGCAGAGAACGAACTGCAGGAAATTCAAGAGTTGACGTTCAAAAATCTCGAAGAAGCCGTCTCGCTTATTGAGAGGAGGGACGAAGAAAAGATACGATCAATTTTCGAGCGAGAGGAAAAAATTGATATTAAAGTGAAAGAAGCCACTGAAAGACATCTGGAGAGATTTCACATGGGAATCTGCCAGGCTGCAGTCGGTCCTATTTTTCTCGAAATACTATTAAATCTCGAAAGGATATCGGATCACTGTGAAAATATTGCCGAGTACAGCGAGAGTTTGAAAGAATAA